One Camelina sativa cultivar DH55 chromosome 3, Cs, whole genome shotgun sequence genomic window carries:
- the LOC104776551 gene encoding paired amphipathic helix protein Sin3-like 3, whose product MVGGGSKHVGEGSKPKKTKDDAYAYLTAVRNHFHNDKNKYDDFVTIMYNFKTRSIDRDDCIKKVEKLLRGQRNLISGFNAFLPESLEITNYYSGAGEGR is encoded by the exons ATGGTGGGAGGAGGAAGTAAGCATGTGGGAGAAGGAAGCAAACCGAAGAAAACTAAAGATGATGCGTATGCATATCTTACGGCTGTAAGGAATCATTTTCACAATGATAAAAACAAGTATGACGACTTTGTTACGatcatgtataattttaaaactcggag CATTGATAGGGATGATTGCATAAAAAAGGTGGAGAAACTGCTTAGAGGACAACGAAACTTGATTTCGGGTTTCAATGCATTTTTACCAGAGAGTTTGGAGATCACTAATTATTACTCTGGGGCAGGAGAGGGTCGGTGA
- the LOC104778852 gene encoding F-box/kelch-repeat protein At5g38670-like, whose protein sequence is MNLKELSASVLDQKIYVAGCSKYGDLNSSYKNLVEVFDTTTQTWDPKPIPCSETFQGYYYKTRCLDGKFHVVRDHEVVAYNSKEGRWDRVGKAIGWHMNTDSYFEIDNVLYSALNGKIIWYDTEVSRWRVLKGLVGLPKFPFDYKGIRLADYGGKMVVLWDESCPFENYFMEKKIWCAEITLEKRKCGETWGEVEWVDHVLTISAFETLKVLAATV, encoded by the coding sequence ATGAACCTTAAGGAATTATCTGCTAGCGTACTTGATCAAAAGATTTATGTAGCAGGATGCTCCAAGTATGGCGATTTGAATTCATCCTATAAGAACTTGGTCGAGGTGTTCGACACAACAACACAGACTTGGGATCCTAAGCCAATCCCTTGCAGCGAGACATTTCAAGGCTATTACTACAAAACTCGATGTCTTGACGGGAAGTTCCACGTTGTGCGTGACCATGAGGTGGTTGCTTACAATTCCAAGGAAGGTAGATGGGACCGAGTTGGAAAAGCTATTGGTTGGCATATGAATACAGATTCTTATTTCGAGATAGACAATGTTTTGTACTCTGCTCTTAACGGAAAGATAATTTGGTATGACACTGAGGTAAGCAGGTGGAGAGTGTTGAAGGGTTTGGTAGGACTACCTAAGTTCCCTTTTGATTATAAAGGGATTAGATTGGCTGATTATGGTGGAAAGATGGTGGTTTTGTGGGACGAGAGCTGTCCTTTTGAGAATTACttcatggagaagaagatttggtgTGCGGAGATTACGCTTGAAAAGCGCAAATGTGGTGAAACTTGGGGGGAAGTTGAGTGGGTTGATCATGTGCTTACTATCTCCGCATTTGAGACACTGAAGGTTCTTGCTGCCACTGTTTGA